Genomic segment of Tiliqua scincoides isolate rTilSci1 chromosome 1, rTilSci1.hap2, whole genome shotgun sequence:
ctcttcaaactgggaaagaccatgctgcacagcctgcctccaagcgggccgctcagaggccagggtttcccacttgttgaggtccatccctaaggccttcagatccctcttgcagatgtccttgtatcgcagctgtggtctacctgtagggcaccttccttgcacgagttctccatagaggagatcctttgggatccggccatcatccattctcacaacatgaccaagccaacgcaggcgtctctgtttcagcagtgaatacatgctagggattccagcacgttccaggactgtgttgtttggaactttgtcctgccaggtgatgccgaggatgcgtcggaggcagcgcatgtggaaagcgctcagtttcctctcctgttgtgagcgaagagtccatgactcgctgcagtacagaagtgtactcaggacgcaagctttgtagacctggatcttggtatgttccgtcagcttcttgttggaccagactctctgttACATTTTAGGGGGTTATGTTTTAAGCCAATAGTCACTGGAAGACTTCTTCCTCATGAATTTGTCTACCACTCTTAAAGTTAGTATAATGTGATCAAGCTAAGCTGCGACCTTTCCACACTGCTGCCAGTATGTACCCCCATTCATATGGGGGTGCCCCCAAGTCCCACACAcctccttttttcttctcctccctctgtTTCAATCAGAACATAGCCATAGCAGCCCCATCTCCTCCTCTAGCACTGCTGTTCGTGGAAttagcactggaggaagaggggagCTGCTGCCGCTCCAATCCTCTTTTTGCTTGCTGTCAGTAAGTGAGAAGAGGATTGGAGTGCACAGTGAAACACCAGAGTCCAAGGCAGGCCGAGGGAGGTCGAGGACAGGAGTGGAACATCCCTTGCCAGTTCTCCACCTTCCATTCCCTACTGGCTGAATCAGCCACTCACtgggcctcatggctgggccagccctgcttctggtCCCCACATTCTCTCCTGCATACCCCAGAACCTGGCCATTTACCCACTATTCCTTCtgcctctaggccaggggtgggaaaacattttggctggagggccacattgtatctctctgacactgcattgggggccgggaaaaaagaattaatttaaatttcaagtttaaataaatttacatgaattaatacacttctatactgcagcgagtcatggactctgctcacaacaggagaggaggctgaacgctttccacatgcgctgcctctgacgcattctcagcatcacctggcaggacaaagttccaaacaacatagtcctggaacatgctggaatccctagcatgtatgcactgctgaaagagacacctgcgttggctcggtcatgacgtgagaatggatgatggccggatcccaaaggatctcctctatggagaactcgtgcaaggaaagcgccctacaagtaaaccacagctgcaatacaaggacatctgcaagagggatctgaaggccttaggattggacctcaacaagtgggaaaccctgacctctgagcggcccgcttggaggcaggctgtgcagcatggcttttcccagtttgaagagacacttggccaacagactgaggcaaataggcaaagaaggaaggcccataaccagggagacagaccaaggacagactgcacttgctcccagtgtggaagggattgtcactcccaaattggccttttcagccacactagacgttgttccagaaccaccattcagagcgcgataccatagtctttcgagactgaaggttgccaacagtaataCATTAGACCaaacttaccgtatttttcgctccataagatgcacctgaccataagacgcacctagtttttagaggaggaaaacagggaaaaaatattctgaaccaaatagtgtaataaaatatttaataaactataacagaataacatttgaaccatgtaaagtgaacagcagtcaacagtggcattaagaaccattatcactgtcattaacaaatggagagacttaaaggtttgagtactctagttttctggaaaccccaagaactcatcatcgctagagtcagaatttatgaagctcatttgctcacaatcactgacatcactttcttcgctgacttcatataagataccgtcttcagtctcaaaagactatggtatcacgctctgaatggtggtacttccatctaaggcattgccacattttttgaatgactgtacaacgatttcctcctttactgagtcccatgatgttttcacccattcaCAAACTTGAGTGATGGTGGGCCTCTTCATTCGTCCAGTAGATGTCAgatcatgattaccagcagccatccaTTTGTTCCACTCTTCTCTCATTAAGACCTTAAATGGCTTGTTGATGGAAACATCAAGAGGTTGCAACTGGCTGGTAAGACCTCTGGGAATTACAGCTAGATGAGTCTTCACTTCTTTGAAGCACTTTTTTGTTGGTTCGCTAGTATGTGCTCTAAACTGGTCAAGCACTAATAAGGCAggttttttcagaagtcctccaggacgtttggaccacaccttttcaacccatattctcattccattttcatccatccaacCTTTCTCATGTACATGTACAACAACTCCTTGCGGAATCACttcttttggaaatgttttccttttgaaaatcaaCATGGGTGGCAATTTGGTGCCATCGGCACAGCAGGACAACACAGTTGTGTAATGGGTCTTCTCATGCCCTGAAGTtttcacagtgatggttttggcaccCTTCAGATCTACAGTCCTATTAGATGGCACATCAAAGGTTAGCGGGACTTCATCCATATTCCCAATCTGGCCAatttcaaagccatttttcttcCTAGCATCAATAACAAATTTATGAAAGGACAGAATCTTAGATTCATATTATTTTGGCATTTTTTGCGCAATTCTAGTTTTGGTCCGCATAGCAAGACCACATCGCCTCATAAATCTGTAGCACCATGATGGTGATCTTGTAAAATCCTGAATGCCTTTCTCTATAGAAATGCGTTTCGCTTCAAATATGATCATTTTTGTCGAGACAGAGAAGCCACTATTCCGGTGACGTATGATCCATTCTTTCATGTCCACCTCCAACTGTGTCCACTTTGCAGCATGCCCACGGAAAGCGTGCTTACCGGTACTTTTATCTGCTTTTTGCAGCTGATCCTCCTGTTTCCTCCACTCTAATCATTTTTTTCAGTTGGAGGAGGCCCAAAATGtttctccgctgctctgtttccatgctccttagcatattttactacctctagtttaaaaggaattttatatgcgagccttttctgctttatcatccttgcactggtagaatgaggtactgtagtatttttctgcaagtgcgtTGTCACTAAGCGccgaacatttgcattaccattgagcgctgACCATTTGTGTTACCACTGAGCGCTGACCATTTGCGTTGTCACTTACCGCTGGCCTGCGCATTATCACTGACCAATAACCTGCACTAACCTGCACTGAGCATTGTCTTAAATCAATGACACACGCTCTgtgctccctccttccttgctctgtggggtgcttgggtgcctcagaCTGGcaccacttttcaaaggactctggagggcaggctctgcctcacctgccccccacccactgcacacccCAGGTAGGGAGGCTctacctctcctgcctccccacccagtccATCCCTGCATAAAAACCACTACTGAAGCCTAGCTTTGGCACATGCGCAGTGGCGTGGCTGGATTCAGACACTAAGCTCCAGGCTGCAACACTTAcgagcctgccctccccctgtggcacctgcgcaaatgaggaccttgcccccggtgcgccTGCGCAGTGAAGACCCGGGCTGAGAGACGACGCGGGTGGTTTGCGCTCTCGCGAGACTTGAAGAAGCTGGGCTGAGTTTTGAACCGGGTGGCGGGAAGGCTGAGGGGCTTTGTTCTCCGCCAggcacctccccccctcccgatGGCGAAGCAGCAAAGCCGGGAGCAGGGCATCACCCTGCGGGGCAGCGCCGAGATCGTGGCCGAGTTCTTCCATGAGTGGGCGGGGCGGGGGTCTTCCAAGAGGTGCTGGGCCGGAGCAGGTAGCGCTGCTCCCCTCCAGGCCGCTGCAGCACCCGCGGTGCAGGGGCAGGTCCCGCCCCGGAGAAGCTGCGGTGCCAGCCATGGGAACGCAGAGGCGGCAGGGAGGCAGGACCCGGTCCACACAGAAGCGCCGCAGCTGCCTGCCGAGGAGGCTCTCCTgcccctgagaacgcctgcagcgtTGCAGTATTTGCttcataagacgcacacacttcccccccccacttttttggggggggaaaagtgcgtcttatggagcgaaaaatatggtatatgaacaaatgaatgttactgagcttatttataatacacatgagaactataatacaggcatataGAACCACATCAGAACTAttaactgtttgccacacacctcttgcacaataAAAACATACAGGCCAAGCCAGAAATACGtgaagacataagttgttcaggagcaatgggagagggggttaaaataatgaccagggaaaagcagacaacacatggagactataaaaggccttgttttaactcagcccacagcttgtgtctggcagTCACAACCAGCAGGcgcaggccagcgcgggctgcaACAGTCTActatgggccagaggctcattggagactggggactccctgcaggctggattgggggaccctgagggctgcaaatggaccctggaccagggtttgcccacccctgctctaggccagtggttcccaaattgtgagctgtggctccctagggagccatggagaccagtcaggggagccatggaatccttgcaaagaaaaccccactgacttatataatgtataggactgtagccctaatggggagtcatgaccagtgaatggcccagtaggtcaagggagccaccagttaaaaaagtttgggaaccattgctctaggcCTTTTGGATTCTCATCTACCCACACTGAACCTGACTTCTGGTGTGTTTTACTGCACTGTTCAGTTCAGTTGCTGTGCATACACTGGAGTCTTAAAATATATACTATTTAAGATGCATTTTCTTGTCTCCCTCAGATGATTACAATTGATTCTGAGGAGTCTTTCAAGAATGCAGTTCTTTTGAGAGATAAGGTTTGCGTCAAAACGTACCTTCTATGAGTATATATAACCTGTAATTTAGGATAGCATTTCATACAGCTGAAAAGTGGGCTCTGTTCCAGTTTATGCCATGATGAATGTGCTAGCCTTTAACATGCTATAGTACACTTCACTGATTTTGCTGCATTGGATCAACAGGGTTGCCCCTCAGGAAATCAGTTCCACCAGTAGCATTTCATTCCAGATTCAGGCTCCTGGCATCTCATTTTCCATGAGGCACTGTTCTAACTTTGCTTTGATTATGCTTGATGTGTAACTTGTTAGTTCTTTGAATGTCTAGGAGAATTTAGAGGGGATTGGAACACCCAAAGAAAAATGACCACATTTTATTTGCAACTTATTCAAGGGCAACCAAACGGAAATACTTCAGAGAAAAATGCAACAGAATCTTATGCAAATTCAGATCAGATGTTTCTTTTGATGCTAGCAATTCTGAAAGAGCAGGATAAGAAGGGTTGGAAGCATGTCGCTTCCATGTGGAGATTGGCAAGTGAACATTTTAGGCAGAAGCAGTTGTGAAAACAGAAGAAGGTACAGCAGAGCAGCTCAAGTTACATGCTACAGAGTTAGACGGGAATCGTCTTATGATTCGAAGGACAATACTGTAGTTTAGATCTGAGGGTAGAAAAACACTTTTGAATTGTCTATTATTATGGTTAGGCACATCTGATTCATGTTTTTACATTTTACACAAAATCTTCTCTATTGTGTGTCTACCAAGGTCTGCTGTCATAGTAGAAGCCACAGTCTCTCTTTTGGCTGCAGTGGATCATCTATACATCAGACAGCTACACAACTATTATTTGCTAAGGTAAGCTTCAGTTTGTAAAAGATTGTGTATATTAAGGCTTCCTGTTTTGCTGTAGCACTGAGAAATGAAAGAACTGATCTGCTTGAGTTATTTCAAGAATTCTTATTTCAGAGGTTAAAGATCTACAGAGTTTATGCACTGATAACTTGTCTTCTGTATACTCATGGTAGAGTTGACCATTGAGGCTACAGCTGAAATATTTTGTGGAAGAAAATTCTGATGcaatttaaaagttaaaaaaaaatgaatgagcaTGCAAAAATTCCCATTCATATATGCTCTTCATTtagatattttaaatatttacattTGCAGAtactgttttgttgttgttgtctttaAGTATACTTAtacctgcagcagcccaattcaGAACAATTCATTGATCTATCAAAAAACTCAAATTGCTTTTGATAAAGCCAGTTTACTGTACAAATTGACAGTACTTTCCAAAACCATCTATGCTTTGGCAGGGATGCATGAGAGATGCTGGCACCCACCTCCTACCAAACCCAGTTCAGCACATGCTTTCCAATACTAGCAAGCCAGATATCTGATGAAGGGGACAACCCTTACCTGTCCACTTCATTACCAGCATCTAGTTCAAGACATATAGAGACTGTCATTAAAGTTGCATTTTAAGGTTAGATGCTGAAATCCTTCTCTTTCACAGAGCTGTAGCAACTTTCATGCAAAGGAATGGAAGCTAGTAGCTATTACCACTTTTGTTCCAACAAATTCCATGATTTGATTACATGCAGTACGAAGAAACTACCATTTTACCAGTTCCATGATTCTGTGTTTTGCAGGTTTAAAACCAAGTATGGGAATGATGTCTGATGAAAACAGTACTGCCACGGTCAATGAGTTCGTATTTGCAGGTTTAACAAACGATCCTACATTGCAGATCATCCTCTTTTTGGTATTTCTGGCTATTTATATAGCTACTTTGCTTGAAAACCTGGGGATGATAGCCTTAATAAGGGCCAGTCCCAGGCTCCACACCCCTATGTACTTTTTTCTCAGTAATTTGTCTTTCTTGGATGTATGCTTCTCCTCCGTATTTGCTCCAAAGACATTAGCGAACTTTCTGGAAGATAAAAAATCCATCTCTCTCATTGAATGTGCAATGCAGATGTACTTTTTTATAGGTCTGGGGAGCTCAGAGTGCTTTCTCCTAGCTGCAATGGCCTACGATCGCTATGTGGCTATCTGTAAACCATTGCTGTACCCTGTCCTTATGTCTCCCAAAATCTGCAATTTTTTGGTGGCTGGGTCATTTTTACTTGGGCTCTTGCATTCTCTCATTCAAACAGTCTTCACCTTCAGACTGTCATTCTGTGGGCTGAAGATCAATCATTTTTTCTGTGACATCACTGCACTCTTATCACTCTCTTGTTCTGATACCTACATCAATGATCTCCTGATTTTTTACGTGGCTGGTCTTGTAGAAGTAATTACCATCTTGAGTGTCCTGGTTTCTTACACATATATTCTCACCAACATTGTGAGGATCGGTTCAGCTGCAGGCAGACtcaaagccttctccacttgcaCGTCCCACCTGATTGCTGTCACTATTTTCCATGGGGCCATTCTCATTTTGCATTTCCAACCCAAGACTAGCAATGAATCTTCCATCCAAGATGTGAGTGAGAAAATTCTTGCTGTGTTCTACACAGTTGTCATCCCTGTGCTGAACCCCTTGATTTACAGCCTGAGAAACAAGGAAGTGAAGGACGCCTTGGGAGCTATTTACAGGAAGGTGCGTGGCAGTATGACGAAGTAACAATAGTTTTCAGGAAGATTGAATGATGTGACTTTTTTCACCAGAAACACATTTACTGCTTATATTGTGCCAAAGTTAAGGTGAGCATCCTAATTTACcatttctgtgctttttttaaaaaaaaatttgtgcatgcataagcatctttttttccctcttaATGGTTTTTGAACTCAGAATTTCCTTATTTTTTGAATTGGGAATTTACTGAATTGTAGGGGTGGGGGAAATTAACTTATCAACTCTAAGTTTTTGAAAGCTCTTTATGCATGATTTTTACATCAATTCTGTAATGGAAGCCTATGCTGGATAGGGTGGCACTCTCCCAGAAAGATCACAGCTTGGGCATGTTCCTGAATCTAGCCCTGCCTCTAAAAAATCAGACTGTAGCTATGGCCAGGAGCATATCTGCCCAGCTTCAACTGCTGGTCCGTCTGTGCCCCTTCCTGAGGAAGGCGGATCTGATCATGATAATCCATACCTTAGTGACATTGTGTCTTTAACATGGGGCTGGCTGTGAACACGGGGCTGGCTGTGAACACTGTCGGAAGCTTCATTtggtacagaatgcagcagccagaaTTCTTTCAGGAACCGATTGATTTGATCACATTGCAGCAATGTTGTACCAACTCTGTTGGCTACCAAGATGCTTCTGGGTCCTATTCAAGGTGCTGCTTATTACCTGTAAACCCAAGAGGACTTGGGGTGTACCTACCTTCTTTCTTATGGTGGCATCAGGATTTTGGAACTCCATCCTATAAtggtgctctcccccccccctccatggcaCATTGTGTGTTACCACTGATACTAGAGTGGTTCAGAGTGGGCTTAGTCAGATGGGCGCCCTCACTAAGTGCCCAACCTGACCAAACCTTGATGCTACCCCTGATTTTAAGGACGGCCTTTATCCACATGAGCCTAAGGATTCAGATCAGCGTCACATTCTCTGCACTCTGACCTGCCACTAACTCTTCAGTTGGTGGATCttagaaacagggccttctttgtGGTAATGTCATAGTTGTGGGACTCTTTTCATAAGGATATCCACCAGCCCTCCTCTGTAAATAATAAAACATTGGCTAAAGACTTTTTATCCTACAGGGCTTCTTATGGTAGAATTTAATCACTGTTGGCTCTTAATGTAGCATGATGCAACTTTGTTAATACTTTTCCTTTTTGTTAGTGGCAGTGTTGCTGCTTGTAatttcactgtatttttttttttaatttggaagcCACCCTGTGTTCTTAAAAGTCAGAACATAAATTTATTAAATCAATAAATCAATTGAAAGTGTCTGAACCAGTCCTTTAAGATTGTCTCTGAGCTGGAATATAACTGGAATAGAATTGGAGAATTTAAACTGGCCAAGCACAAGTTCACCCTGAGAATTAGATCTGAACAAATGCAAGTATACTTGGTCTTGACCTTATCTAACATAGGTTCAATGAAGTTATAGATCTGTCCAATTGGATGGTTTACAACCACCTGAGTGTTCCTACCCGCTCTCTGATGTGATCAGGAGGGCTCAGATCCCCAGTTGGTTAGCATATGCCaatcccacagcccaatcctatccttgtgcTCCACTGGCAGAAATGAGAGGATGCCTACAGCTCtgccactgaccacaataggCTGCTAGTGCAATGGCTGATGTAGAAGTCACCATCCACTGGCGCTGGTGAGTTGGCAGTGGGAACAGGGAGGGGAACTgttgggacagggagggtgggaagCGGAATGGGGCAAGAGGTGCAGTTACTGCAGGAGATGCAGTAGATGATGAGACCCCTCTCCCCTTCTTGCATCACTGGGAACTCCACCCCCCTTGCCTACCATCCCACGGTCAGTGGAGTTGGTTCTTTGAGGGCAATTCCTTCACCAGTGAGCTCATTTTCTGTATAAGGAACATTGGTCTCGCCCAAGTGGTTCCTGAGACTTTgacctctctttttttctcttgctTGGGGTCTCTTATGGATAGAGACATCATAGTCACAAAAGTCTTTTCCAAAAGATAGTATGCAGGATTGGGAGGCCAACCTTGGGTAAGGAAAAGATGGGAGGCTGGTTCAGTCAAGATAAATTCTTTCAAAGATTTCCCCTGTTTGTGCCATTGATGttttgaagactttttttttttaatattcagggctgcttgcacactgagtACTGTGGTTGTGAGACTGATTTTCCACTTCTTGAGGGTCAATGTTCATATGGCACTCAAAACTGGAGATAAGACATGCCAGGAATTCTGAAGGATGTTTATCCCTTTCTTTTACACATAGAAGCACCTTCTCCCAACTAAAGGTCTTTTGTTCAGCAGGTTGCAGCCCATAAAGTATTGCTTCTCTCAGCTGATGTCCTGCCGTCTGCAGAGTTACAGTCTCATTCTGGGTCCCTAATCAGGAAATAGGGGTGTACTGTTGATCACTGAGATGTTTCCATGCAGATTTGAGAACTAGTCCTTTTTAATCCAGCATCAAAAGGTTATTGAGAAGTACCTGGCAATCCACATAGATAGGGTGACGAGTGGCAAATATAGACCTGAAAAATTTGCACACTTTGTCACAATCATCCCTCAACTTGTGGTAGTCATTTGCCAAGTTAATATGTCCATGGTGGAGAATGGTATGTACACCATCCTATTTTGAATGTTGCCATTAACTGCTACTGCTACAAGGTGAAGTTCAAAGTGGTGCTTGTATTGGCCAAGctgtgtcaactcctcagagtggtgTTCCTGTGCTGGTGACAGCATGGTCTGGGGTCTCAGTGGATCCAGATGGCTCTTCAGCACTTGAGGGTTGACAGCAGATTTTGTTGCATAGTCAGGATGGGCAGAGCCTCAACCTTCTGGGAGCTCAACACCTTGCCAACTGCTGCTCCTTCTGATGTCAAAGTGGGTGGAGCCAGGCTGTCCGCAGTGAAGCAAGAGGAAAATAATGGCGTCTCATCGATCCGATCCTAGGCTCTTCTGGCTGCTGCCATTCTGCCATTTTTGTTGCTTTCTTATGGTTGCCTGCTAAACTAAGAGGCATCTGGCCCCTTATTCCTGTTTATACACTGGCCATTAAGCAATAATATGAATACCAGCGTtcttcccctttctccttttcctttaagATTTGCCTAAGTTTCTTCAACTTTTCACTGTCAGAAGTTCCCAGTTTGGGCCTGCCCATACCTAACCCAGGCCATTGCCTTTTACACAATTTGACTATTTCTTATGAAATAGTTCCTCAGTGTATCCAGTTAGTGGCCCCCAGTATGAAAAGACCCGTGCCAAAGGGGACTCCTCCAGGATAACATGCTTGCCCCTCCCGCCTCCATTGTTGTTCCTTATCCTTGGAGCCTTACTTGATGTTGGGTCAGCCCCAAGATTCCACTGCAGCCCACTCAGCTTTAGCGTGTTACACCTATTAATATTCCTCCCACCATTCCCCTCCGGCATTCTCAGGTCTTATTTTAGTCTGAGTGGGACGCAAGTGCCAAGCCTCATACCCACTCTGCATTAATCCACAATGGAGTGGACCTAGCCCAGGTCAGGCAGTAACCTACTGTCTGGCCTAATGGTCTTCCTGAAGCCTAAGACAGCATGTCAATAGAGCTGTAGGCTGCAGGATATTTCCCAGTTCATTGCACAGGTCAGCTCTTGGCCAAAGTCTATGCTATTTCAGTACTGTGCTGGCCAAAACTGTTCTGGTTCACCGTGAAGTAACTGCCCAGCCAAAAACTGGCTCACACCTTCCAAACTGTCACAGGCTCAAACTGTCATCCACCAAGGCCACTTCTCTCACAGACGTCCTGACATGAGGGTGAGATGACAGAGACCTACCCATTGGGAAAACTAGGATTGAGGCAATGGCAGAAACTTGTCTCCTGAGAGTCGCAGTACTAAGGCCCTTATCAAGCCCTGACTGCAAAAATTCCAGAAGATGCTTAACTCTGGGCCTGGAAGGCTGAATGCTGTGCTGCTCACACCATTGAGAAAATATCTTCTATGTGGTGGAATAAACACTATTGGTGGAGTTACATCTATCAGACAATAGGGTCATTAGCACCTAAGAATAGCTTAGGTGGGGGAGACCCCTCCGCTCAGCCTCCAAGCAGTCAACTGCAGAAGATCTGACTGAAGGTGATGTATCAGACCCTGACTGACCAGATCCAGCCTGAGTGGGAGACAAAGAAGGCAGGCAACAGACAATTCCAGGAGATCTGGGAACCACAGAGGCCTTGGCCAATGTGGAGACACCAGCACAATCTCGGCCCATTCCAGCCGAATCTTGAGGATCACCTTCTGTAGCACTTTGAAAGGAGGGAAAGCATATAGTAGACCTCTTGGCCATCTGATGTTCAGGGcactgagaccttctgcattgTGACACCTTCTTGAATAGACCCCTGAAAGCCAATGAGAATTCTGACTGGCAAAGAGGTCCAGAATCATCCTCCCGAACTGTTTGGTGATCAGATTGAAGGACAGGTGATGAAGCCTCCACTCGGACTGGTCCAGATCCTGTCTGCTGAGCCAGTCTGTAGCGATATTGGAGATTCCAGGAACATGCTTGGCTGAGACTGAGGACAGGTTCTTCTTGATCCACAGGAACATCTGGCACGATAGTCCCTGAAGGGCTACTGACTTGGTCCCTCCCTGACAACTGATGTAAACACACACTGTCGTGTTGTCCATGTAGAATAAAACATCCTTGCTCTTCAGGTCTGCAGCAAGAGCCTGCAATGCCAAAAGGATTGTCTTTAGCTCCAACTGTTGATACTCTTCCTGGCCTTTGATTGTGACCAATGACCTTGGGCTACCTGGCCCTGGAGATGAGCTCCCCCAGCCGAACATACTGGCATCTGTGAAATGGATGACAGTCCAAGACTATCCCCTAGACAACCTGTATAGGAAAGCCAGACTTCAGAGTACAAGGTCAAATCCATTATAGGTAATTCCTGTGGACCACCAGAGTAAGACTGAGTTGCTTGCTGCGGTTCAGTGTGATGTAGAACTGAAACAGAAGGAGGAGGTGCTATAAGGCCTTTGCTCTGTACCTCACCCATGGAACGATGCCCTGGTAAGACGAGAACATTCTCAGAAGTCTGGCTAGGGTGAGTACATCAAATCCGCAAGAGCGAAGAACTGACCTGGCAAAGGAAAGGATCTTGTCCCTGGAAAAGGAAGACCTTGTGACTGTGGGTGTTGATGACTGCTTTTAGGTGCTCCCGAGTTTGCCTGGGAAGAAGGTGACCCTTGTCCAGATTCACCAGTAAGCCATATTGGTGCAGGGACTGTTAAGGTCAGGTCCAGATGCATCCTTCCCTGAGTGGTAGATGAGAATCTCAGGAGGATGTTGTTGAAGTAGGGGAAGATTGCAACCTCTAGAGCCTAAGATGGGAGATGAGAACAGTTGGGATCTTTGTGAAGACCCTGGGGGCAGCCGACCACCCAAAAGGAAGAGATTTTAATTGGAAGTGCTGGTTCTGGTAACAAGTGCAGGAACCTCCTGTGGGCCAGTCTGAAGGGCTCATG
This window contains:
- the LOC136644554 gene encoding olfactory receptor 5AR1-like produces the protein MMSDENSTATVNEFVFAGLTNDPTLQIILFLVFLAIYIATLLENLGMIALIRASPRLHTPMYFFLSNLSFLDVCFSSVFAPKTLANFLEDKKSISLIECAMQMYFFIGLGSSECFLLAAMAYDRYVAICKPLLYPVLMSPKICNFLVAGSFLLGLLHSLIQTVFTFRLSFCGLKINHFFCDITALLSLSCSDTYINDLLIFYVAGLVEVITILSVLVSYTYILTNIVRIGSAAGRLKAFSTCTSHLIAVTIFHGAILILHFQPKTSNESSIQDVSEKILAVFYTVVIPVLNPLIYSLRNKEVKDALGAIYRKVRGSMTK